A region from the Verrucomicrobiia bacterium genome encodes:
- a CDS encoding DPP IV N-terminal domain-containing protein produces the protein MRLPVFTGLCLLAVIGSSSLYAQGSKADYERAANLRRFTEGKVLNAKVEPHWLSNGEDFWYRRELAGNGWEFIIVTASSGSREKAFDHTKLTEAFIKVGIKDLKADRLPIDSIAPTDQNTSELLVRNKWWQFNKASNELKPLDKAPPKLAARAGSREKSRNGGSRTSISFVNRSGGEVELFWLDTEGERKSYGKLAANAKRDMSTFSGHLWLAQNNDGKSLGQFEATLEKGIAEITATPPAEERPTRNTPLGESPDGKWIAFIKNDNVWLREKNTGAESVLSTDGTGEDRYDGSLHWSPDSQKLIAIRTKQGGKRKVYIVESSPKDQLQPKLIDYDYLKPGDPIPLSKPKLFHLATKKQITVSDELFPNPWSVTQMAWTSDSREFSFLYNQRGHQALRLLGIDAENGTVRTIINEESKTFIDYSGKLFLHRVKDTGELIWMSERDGWNHLYLYDSKTGTVKKQITHGEWVVRGVDKVDDAKREIQFRAGGFKKEEDPYHIHHFSVSFDGTNLRKLTDGDGMHEITSSPNGSYLLDAWSRVDQPPVTTLRRANGELASAVETADWQSLLATGWKVPERFVAKGRDGETDIYGVILRPTNFDPAKKYPVIENIYAGPHGAFVPKEFRSYYGMQEIAELGFIVVQIDGMGTNFRSRKFHDVCWQNLGDSGFPDRILWIKAAAAKYPYMDTSRVGIYGGSAGGQSSTRALLAHGDFYKVAVSDCGCHDNRMDKIWWNEQWMGWPVGPHYAEQSNVTQAHKLQGKLMLVVGELDKNVDPASTMQVANALQKADKDFDLLIITGGGHGSAETPYGRRRRQDYFVRHLLNREPRWEAK, from the coding sequence ATGCGTCTCCCTGTTTTCACGGGCCTGTGTCTGCTTGCGGTCATTGGCAGCAGTTCCCTTTATGCCCAAGGCAGCAAGGCGGATTACGAACGCGCCGCAAATCTCCGTCGTTTCACCGAAGGCAAGGTGCTCAACGCCAAAGTGGAACCGCACTGGCTCAGCAATGGCGAGGATTTCTGGTATCGTCGCGAACTCGCGGGCAACGGTTGGGAATTCATCATCGTGACGGCCAGCTCGGGCTCACGTGAAAAAGCATTTGATCACACCAAACTCACTGAAGCTTTTATCAAAGTGGGCATCAAAGACCTGAAAGCAGATCGTCTGCCGATAGATAGCATTGCGCCCACAGATCAAAACACCTCGGAACTACTGGTGCGGAACAAGTGGTGGCAGTTCAACAAAGCGAGCAATGAATTGAAGCCGTTGGACAAGGCTCCGCCTAAACTGGCCGCGCGTGCGGGAAGTCGCGAGAAGTCACGCAATGGCGGCAGCAGGACCAGCATCTCCTTTGTCAATCGCTCCGGTGGTGAGGTCGAGCTGTTCTGGCTGGATACGGAAGGTGAGCGTAAAAGCTACGGCAAGCTCGCCGCCAATGCGAAGCGCGATATGAGCACGTTCTCCGGTCACCTCTGGCTGGCTCAGAACAATGACGGCAAATCGCTCGGCCAGTTTGAAGCTACTCTGGAAAAAGGCATCGCCGAGATCACCGCCACACCGCCTGCTGAAGAAAGACCGACACGCAATACACCGCTCGGAGAATCACCGGACGGAAAGTGGATCGCTTTCATCAAAAACGACAACGTCTGGTTGCGCGAAAAGAACACGGGTGCTGAATCTGTTTTGAGCACGGATGGCACAGGGGAAGACCGCTACGATGGCAGCCTGCATTGGTCACCGGATTCACAAAAACTCATCGCCATACGCACGAAGCAAGGTGGCAAGCGCAAGGTCTACATCGTGGAGTCCTCGCCAAAGGACCAGCTTCAGCCGAAGCTGATCGATTACGATTATCTGAAGCCCGGCGACCCGATTCCGCTCTCCAAACCGAAGCTGTTCCATCTCGCGACCAAGAAGCAAATCACTGTCAGCGACGAGCTTTTCCCGAATCCATGGAGCGTGACGCAGATGGCGTGGACATCCGATTCACGCGAATTCAGCTTTCTCTACAATCAACGCGGGCATCAGGCGTTACGGTTGCTGGGCATCGATGCCGAGAACGGCACAGTGCGCACAATCATCAATGAAGAGAGCAAGACGTTCATCGACTACTCAGGGAAACTTTTCCTGCATCGCGTGAAGGATACAGGTGAGCTCATTTGGATGTCTGAACGTGATGGCTGGAATCATCTCTACCTGTATGACAGCAAGACGGGCACAGTGAAAAAGCAGATCACACACGGTGAATGGGTGGTGCGGGGCGTGGACAAGGTGGATGATGCGAAGAGGGAGATACAGTTCCGGGCCGGTGGTTTCAAGAAAGAGGAAGACCCCTATCACATCCATCATTTCAGCGTGAGTTTCGATGGCACCAATTTGCGCAAGCTGACGGATGGCGATGGCATGCATGAGATCACTTCTTCCCCCAACGGCAGCTATCTGTTGGATGCTTGGTCACGCGTGGATCAACCGCCTGTCACCACACTGCGCCGAGCTAACGGTGAGTTGGCGAGTGCGGTGGAAACTGCCGATTGGCAATCGCTCCTCGCCACTGGCTGGAAAGTGCCGGAGCGATTCGTCGCGAAAGGCCGCGATGGTGAGACGGATATCTACGGCGTCATCTTACGTCCGACGAATTTCGATCCCGCCAAGAAGTATCCGGTCATCGAGAACATCTATGCTGGACCGCATGGTGCGTTTGTGCCGAAAGAGTTTCGTTCTTATTACGGCATGCAAGAAATTGCCGAGCTCGGTTTCATCGTCGTTCAGATCGATGGGATGGGGACGAATTTCCGTTCGCGCAAATTTCACGATGTCTGCTGGCAGAATCTGGGCGACTCCGGCTTCCCCGATCGCATCCTCTGGATCAAAGCGGCAGCGGCGAAGTATCCTTACATGGATACCTCACGCGTGGGCATCTACGGTGGTTCTGCTGGCGGCCAGAGCTCTACGCGAGCGCTTTTGGCACATGGAGACTTCTACAAAGTCGCGGTCTCTGACTGCGGTTGCCATGACAATCGCATGGATAAAATCTGGTGGAACGAGCAATGGATGGGCTGGCCCGTAGGACCGCACTACGCCGAGCAATCCAATGTGACGCAGGCGCACAAACTGCAAGGCAAGCTCATGCTCGTGGTGGGTGAACTGGACAAAAATGTAGACCCCGCCAGCACGATGCAGGTGGCGAATGCCTTGCAAAAGGCGGACAAGGATTTCGACCTGCTCATCATCACAGGTGGTGGGCACGGCAGTGCGGAAACACCCTATGGCCGTCGGCGGCGGCAGGATTACTTTGTGAGACATCTTCTAAACCGAGAGCCTCGCTGGGAAGCGAAGTGA
- a CDS encoding sulfatase-like hydrolase/transferase, protein MTRIYKFLVLTILLSASLAQGATKPNVIIILADDLGWGDLSCYGAKDIKTPHIDKLAAEGVKFDSFRANSCVCSPTRASLLTGRYPDRVGVPGVIRTHGNNSWGHLTPAGQMLPQVLRNHGYHSTHIGKWHLGLETPNLPWERGFEYFHGFLGDMMDDYYTHLRHGENYMRVNKDITNPTGHATDLFSNWASDYIKDPRRNEKPFFLYLAYNAPHSPVQPPDDWLKKVKEREKGIDEKRAKLVALIEHMDAGIGQVLAALETAGKKENTLVFFTSDNGGDLPHGASNGPWRDGKQSMYEGGLRVPFIAMWPGKIKAGTTNDLEAMTMDLFPTIVEAAGGVKQPRVDGLSILPTLLGQKQEFSRELYFIRREGGLNYGGKVINAVIRGEWKLVQNSPFAPMELYRISEDPQEKHNLADKERRIFNELAVSLQKNLQEGGRVPWQKPMP, encoded by the coding sequence ATGACCAGAATATATAAGTTCCTGGTGTTGACGATATTGTTGAGCGCTTCGCTTGCTCAGGGAGCCACGAAACCGAACGTCATCATCATCTTGGCCGATGATCTCGGGTGGGGCGACTTGTCCTGCTATGGCGCGAAGGACATCAAGACCCCGCACATCGACAAGCTCGCTGCTGAAGGTGTGAAGTTCGATTCTTTCCGGGCAAACTCCTGCGTGTGCTCACCTACCCGTGCGTCGTTGCTCACGGGGCGGTATCCAGATCGCGTGGGAGTGCCAGGAGTCATCCGCACACATGGCAATAATTCTTGGGGACATCTGACCCCGGCAGGCCAGATGTTGCCGCAAGTACTGCGTAATCACGGCTATCACTCCACGCATATCGGCAAATGGCATTTGGGGTTGGAAACGCCGAACCTGCCGTGGGAACGCGGTTTCGAGTATTTCCATGGTTTCCTCGGTGACATGATGGATGATTACTACACGCATCTGCGCCACGGCGAGAATTACATGAGAGTGAACAAGGACATCACCAATCCTACCGGCCACGCCACCGACCTTTTCTCCAACTGGGCATCCGACTACATCAAGGATCCTCGCCGCAATGAAAAGCCGTTCTTCCTTTATCTCGCCTACAACGCACCACACTCACCGGTGCAACCGCCTGATGACTGGCTTAAGAAAGTCAAAGAGCGTGAAAAAGGCATCGATGAAAAACGGGCCAAACTCGTGGCGCTGATCGAGCACATGGATGCCGGCATCGGCCAAGTGCTGGCGGCTTTGGAGACAGCCGGCAAGAAAGAGAACACACTCGTTTTCTTCACTTCAGACAATGGCGGTGACCTGCCGCATGGTGCATCGAACGGACCTTGGCGCGATGGCAAGCAGAGCATGTATGAAGGCGGATTGCGAGTGCCATTCATCGCCATGTGGCCGGGCAAGATCAAGGCGGGCACGACGAACGATCTGGAAGCGATGACGATGGATCTGTTCCCGACGATCGTAGAGGCAGCAGGAGGTGTGAAGCAGCCGCGCGTGGATGGTTTGAGCATCTTGCCGACGTTGCTGGGACAGAAGCAGGAGTTCAGCCGGGAACTGTATTTCATCCGGCGCGAAGGCGGCTTGAACTACGGAGGCAAGGTGATCAATGCGGTCATCCGCGGGGAATGGAAGCTGGTGCAGAACAGTCCGTTCGCGCCGATGGAGCTGTACCGCATCTCCGAAGATCCGCAGGAGAAGCACAACCTGGCGGACAAGGAGCGGCGCATCTTCAACGAACTGGCCGTGAGCCTGCAGAAGAATCTGCAGGAGGGCGGCCGGGTGCCGTGGCAGAAGCCGATGCCGTAA